In Candidatus Berkelbacteria bacterium, the following are encoded in one genomic region:
- a CDS encoding restriction endonuclease — translation MARRKSSKSLLNDSLFAAILAVVIVLLVVPWIWKIVIGIAALICAALYVYLFRQRMERLRASGMLEIDRMDGEAFEQKLWLVFQDLGYAVQATPYRGDWGADLIVVKDDIRTVVQAKRYSKPVGLKAVQEAVTARAKYNCTHSIVVTNNFFTAQARELAFHNGTELWDRDKLVEMLKRTMGPK, via the coding sequence ATGGCGCGGCGGAAGAGCTCCAAATCTCTACTCAACGATTCGCTCTTTGCGGCGATATTAGCGGTTGTCATTGTTCTGCTCGTCGTACCGTGGATTTGGAAAATTGTAATCGGCATAGCGGCATTAATTTGTGCCGCTCTCTACGTATACCTTTTCCGACAAAGGATGGAGCGGCTGCGAGCCAGCGGCATGCTTGAGATTGATCGCATGGACGGCGAGGCGTTCGAGCAAAAGCTTTGGCTGGTGTTCCAAGACTTGGGCTACGCTGTCCAGGCAACTCCGTATCGAGGCGATTGGGGCGCGGACCTAATTGTTGTCAAGGACGATATCCGAACAGTTGTTCAAGCCAAACGTTACTCCAAACCAGTTGGCCTCAAAGCAGTTCAAGAAGCGGTCACGGCCCGAGCGAAATACAATTGCACTCACTCGATTGTGGTCACGAATAACTTCTTCACCGCTCAAGCCCGAGAGTTGGCCTTTCACAACGGCACCGAGCTTTGGGACAGAGATAAGTTAGTCGAGATGCTCAAACGCACCATGGGTCCTAAGTAA
- a CDS encoding class I SAM-dependent methyltransferase: MNGEEMLKQYDTMGKDYVNYQRKFFSNKEDWTRTKLRAELKRVKGPVLDIGCSAGDDVKWCEGNGIEAFGIEPSETMYELAKENVGHPENIKIGGYENIPFSDNFFGLIMGRFSMHYLNKFSKAHREMARTLKPGGKLLLAVSHPIFDTFTISRTREALVAVKLYGGKVTVTFPPHNITDYLSEEFMQLFDLKELDESASIDAENPEQIPETLFITAKKRQN, encoded by the coding sequence ATGAACGGCGAAGAGATGCTAAAACAGTACGACACGATGGGAAAAGATTACGTCAATTACCAGCGTAAATTCTTTTCCAATAAAGAGGATTGGACCAGGACGAAGCTTCGGGCCGAACTGAAGAGGGTCAAAGGGCCGGTATTGGATATTGGCTGTAGTGCCGGTGACGATGTTAAGTGGTGCGAGGGTAACGGCATTGAGGCGTTTGGCATTGAACCCTCGGAAACAATGTACGAACTGGCTAAAGAGAATGTCGGTCACCCCGAAAATATCAAAATCGGCGGTTATGAAAATATTCCGTTCTCTGATAACTTCTTTGGACTAATTATGGGGCGCTTCTCTATGCACTACCTCAATAAATTTTCAAAAGCTCATCGGGAAATGGCTCGAACTTTGAAACCAGGCGGTAAATTGCTGCTAGCCGTGAGCCACCCAATATTCGATACATTCACGATTTCCCGCACAAGAGAGGCGCTGGTTGCGGTTAAGCTCTACGGAGGTAAGGTTACTGTCACATTCCCTCCCCATAATATAACCGACTACCTTTCCGAGGAGTTTATGCAGCTCTTTGACCTCAAAGAATTAGACGAGTCCGCTTCAATCGATGCAGAAAATCCCGAGCAGATACCGGAGACGCTCTTCATTACTGCCAAAAAGCGACAGAATTAG
- a CDS encoding cytidine deaminase: MEVDQKLYDAARSLLEEHPDQAVSACYVEDGQILTGVSTDSPHDQVCLCAEAGPICEAQKLKKKIVASICIANNDKTGQVIIYTPCGICQERFFWFGEDVRVAIPQENDPTKWQSVSLKQVQPYWWRSSSLG, from the coding sequence ATGGAAGTTGACCAGAAACTATACGATGCTGCCCGATCACTATTGGAAGAGCACCCTGATCAAGCAGTTAGTGCTTGTTACGTCGAAGACGGCCAAATCCTGACGGGGGTTTCGACTGACAGTCCGCACGATCAAGTCTGCTTGTGTGCCGAAGCTGGGCCGATTTGTGAAGCCCAAAAATTAAAGAAGAAAATAGTTGCCTCGATTTGTATTGCTAATAACGATAAGACCGGCCAGGTTATCATTTATACGCCGTGCGGTATTTGCCAGGAACGCTTTTTCTGGTTTGGTGAGGATGTTCGAGTAGCAATTCCCCAAGAAAACGATCCGACCAAGTGGCAATCAGTATCGTTGAAGCAAGTTCAGCCGTATTGGTGGCGATCCTCTAGCTTAGGTTAA
- a CDS encoding metal-sensing transcriptional repressor — protein MDKQTQQQLIARLRRIEGQVRALETSVGHDSADKVVTQLQAIIAANRAALRFYLQEKLLVQEKLSTEDRRLLARIIDRGA, from the coding sequence GTGGATAAACAAACGCAACAGCAATTAATAGCCCGTCTGCGTCGTATAGAGGGCCAGGTTAGGGCTCTCGAGACTTCAGTCGGTCACGATTCGGCTGATAAAGTAGTCACCCAGCTTCAGGCAATAATCGCGGCCAATCGCGCGGCGCTACGCTTCTATCTGCAAGAGAAACTACTGGTCCAAGAAAAGTTGAGTACGGAGGACAGGCGGTTGCTAGCCCGCATCATCGATAGAGGTGCCTGA
- a CDS encoding PepSY domain-containing protein: MKTTTILIVTVLAAIILGGGYLASRNNSSVEKVEVQPSVGDSAKSEETDEVPDKFIGDITIEQARTIAQNRRPGKTIEKIEQEVEEGVGVYSVRFTDSGRVDVNAVTGEIMRVEAGDGE; encoded by the coding sequence ATGAAAACAACAACTATTTTAATAGTAACCGTGCTTGCGGCTATTATCCTGGGCGGGGGTTATTTAGCTTCCCGAAACAATAGTAGCGTCGAAAAAGTTGAGGTCCAGCCAAGTGTGGGCGATTCTGCCAAGTCCGAAGAAACTGACGAGGTTCCCGACAAATTTATCGGTGATATCACCATCGAACAAGCTCGGACTATCGCCCAGAACCGCCGCCCTGGCAAAACCATTGAGAAAATTGAGCAGGAGGTCGAGGAGGGCGTTGGGGTTTATAGCGTCCGATTCACCGACAGCGGTCGCGTTGATGTTAATGCGGTAACCGGTGAAATCATGAGAGTCGAGGCTGGCGACGGCGAGTAA
- a CDS encoding DUF1801 domain-containing protein, protein MAEPKTKATSASVEEFLNKVEPEQKRADGFMLLELFKKVAGEKPVMWGPTMVGFGVYHYKSERSSQEGDWLRIGFSPRKSALTLYVLTGDQDAPLLKKLGKHKTGVGCLYIDKLADIDLNVLEDLVKASWEYMQKKYPNG, encoded by the coding sequence ATGGCGGAGCCAAAAACCAAAGCAACTAGTGCGAGTGTTGAAGAATTCTTAAATAAAGTTGAGCCGGAGCAAAAACGGGCCGACGGCTTCATGCTCCTAGAACTGTTTAAAAAAGTTGCCGGCGAAAAACCGGTAATGTGGGGACCAACGATGGTTGGGTTTGGCGTTTATCACTACAAATCCGAGCGGAGTAGCCAGGAAGGTGACTGGCTAAGAATTGGTTTCTCGCCGCGAAAATCTGCCCTAACCTTATACGTCCTAACCGGTGATCAAGACGCGCCTTTGCTAAAGAAGCTCGGCAAGCACAAAACGGGCGTCGGCTGTTTGTACATCGACAAACTGGCCGATATCGACCTGAATGTCCTGGAAGATTTAGTCAAAGCTTCCTGGGAGTATATGCAGAAGAAGTATCCAAATGGCTAA
- a CDS encoding MBL fold metallo-hydrolase translates to MVKLGFYGAAGEVTGSNFLIDTGEHKYIVDCGLFQGADEITEHNDEPFAYNPSEVEAVVVTHAHLDHIGRLPMLVRGGYKGPIFTTEATIELAGLVLQDALDLATHRHERTGKPLLFERVDLQRTLEMFQAVPYHQRHALLGSDGFTLYDAGHILGSAAISVEAGGKRIVFSGDVGHAPNVLLPQPETGFAADVVVTEGTYGGREREDKLDRLAVIREAVDWVTERKGVLLVPAFSVERSQELLYLLNTLFNKHQLPKIPIFLDSPLAIEALQVFERHQELYRKDVQQVRRVDDDIFSFKGLALATSVDESKAINEQAPPKIIIAGSGMMEGGRIHHHLKRYLGWPNTYLLVVGFQAPGTLGDHILSGASTVNILGERIPIRAKVVRADVFSGHADNSELLDWLHGLRYADNAKVFVVHADADKTALFEENIKRAIPHVSVVAPELGQVTEL, encoded by the coding sequence ATGGTTAAACTTGGTTTCTACGGCGCGGCCGGTGAGGTAACTGGTTCGAATTTTCTTATTGACACCGGTGAGCATAAATACATTGTCGACTGCGGCCTGTTTCAGGGAGCGGACGAGATTACCGAGCACAACGACGAGCCGTTTGCCTATAATCCCTCCGAAGTTGAAGCGGTCGTGGTGACACACGCTCACCTCGATCACATCGGTCGCCTACCGATGCTGGTGCGAGGCGGTTATAAAGGCCCCATTTTTACTACTGAAGCAACTATCGAACTAGCTGGTTTGGTTCTGCAGGACGCGCTTGATTTGGCGACGCATCGCCACGAGCGAACTGGTAAGCCGCTATTGTTTGAACGAGTTGATTTACAGCGCACACTGGAGATGTTTCAGGCGGTACCATATCACCAACGGCACGCACTGCTCGGTAGCGACGGGTTCACGCTTTACGACGCCGGCCATATTTTGGGGTCGGCTGCAATTAGCGTTGAAGCAGGCGGTAAACGCATTGTGTTTTCCGGTGACGTCGGTCACGCCCCGAACGTTCTGCTGCCTCAGCCGGAAACTGGCTTCGCGGCCGACGTTGTCGTCACCGAAGGCACATATGGTGGCCGAGAGCGAGAAGACAAACTGGATCGCTTGGCGGTCATCAGGGAAGCGGTGGATTGGGTTACCGAGCGCAAAGGCGTACTGCTCGTACCGGCGTTTTCCGTAGAGCGTAGCCAAGAGCTCCTCTACCTCTTAAACACCTTGTTTAACAAACACCAATTGCCGAAAATCCCGATATTTCTTGATAGCCCGCTCGCCATCGAGGCGCTTCAAGTTTTTGAACGCCACCAAGAGCTTTACCGCAAGGACGTCCAACAAGTCCGTCGAGTTGACGACGATATTTTCTCGTTTAAGGGTCTGGCGCTGGCGACGTCCGTCGATGAGTCAAAAGCCATTAATGAGCAGGCGCCGCCAAAAATAATTATCGCTGGCTCGGGCATGATGGAAGGCGGCCGCATTCATCACCATCTGAAACGCTATCTTGGTTGGCCCAATACCTACCTGCTGGTTGTCGGCTTCCAGGCTCCAGGCACGCTTGGCGACCATATCCTAAGCGGCGCGTCTACCGTCAACATTCTCGGCGAGCGAATACCGATTAGAGCTAAGGTAGTGCGCGCGGATGTCTTTTCTGGCCACGCGGATAACTCGGAGCTGTTAGACTGGCTCCACGGTCTCCGTTATGCCGATAACGCCAAGGTCTTCGTGGTGCATGCTGATGCCGATAAAACCGCACTTTTCGAAGAAAATATAAAGCGCGCCATACCGCACGTCAGTGTTGTTGCACCCGAACTCGGCCAAGTTACAGAACTGTAG
- a CDS encoding D-alanine--D-alanine ligase, which produces MIWVRMAFRRLHMLVILAGGPSAEREVSFATAKTIQDSLQRQGVKFVVIDPAKPTWLEELVAAKPEKVVLALHGTFGEDGKVQHILQENNLPHTGSGATVSALAFDKLRTKDLVASLGVAVPKTLSANDSLNFPVVVKPNKQGSSYGVSIVSKASELSVALELAQKYDEDSKFIIEELIPGTELTCGVIDVFGSLQALPLVEIVPKASFFDYQAKYSNESGCEEICPARIEAKLTEEIQEKSVSIYKKMGARSYGRLDWILRDGQPYFLEINTLPGMTPTSLINKELSAAGINFDDFIRNLLASAR; this is translated from the coding sequence ATGATCTGGGTGCGAATGGCGTTCAGGCGTCTCCACATGTTAGTAATTCTTGCCGGTGGACCATCGGCCGAGCGCGAGGTATCTTTTGCGACGGCAAAAACTATTCAAGATTCCCTGCAACGACAAGGCGTCAAGTTCGTCGTTATTGATCCAGCGAAACCAACTTGGCTCGAGGAGCTCGTTGCCGCCAAACCTGAGAAAGTCGTGCTCGCGCTACACGGAACTTTCGGCGAAGACGGCAAGGTACAACATATTCTTCAAGAGAATAATCTCCCTCATACCGGATCGGGCGCGACAGTCTCAGCGCTCGCTTTCGATAAGCTAAGAACGAAAGATTTAGTGGCCTCTCTTGGTGTGGCCGTTCCCAAAACCCTGTCAGCCAACGATTCTCTCAACTTTCCCGTCGTCGTGAAGCCTAACAAGCAGGGCTCAAGTTACGGCGTATCAATTGTCAGCAAAGCTAGCGAGCTATCGGTCGCCCTAGAGCTGGCCCAGAAATACGACGAGGATAGCAAGTTTATTATCGAGGAGTTAATCCCGGGGACAGAGCTGACTTGCGGCGTTATTGACGTTTTCGGGTCATTGCAAGCTTTGCCGCTCGTTGAGATCGTTCCTAAGGCGTCGTTTTTTGATTATCAGGCCAAGTACAGTAACGAGAGTGGTTGCGAAGAAATCTGTCCCGCCCGGATTGAAGCCAAACTCACCGAAGAAATTCAGGAGAAATCTGTGTCCATATATAAGAAGATGGGCGCACGGTCCTACGGTCGCCTGGACTGGATTTTACGCGACGGCCAACCATATTTTCTAGAGATAAACACCCTACCTGGCATGACCCCAACTTCGCTGATTAATAAAGAATTATCTGCCGCCGGAATAAATTTCGATGATTTTATTAGAAATCTCCTTGCATCGGCCCGATAA
- the cfa gene encoding cyclopropane fatty acyl phospholipid synthase, with the protein MLIEKLLAQADIRLDGKRAWDLKVNDQQAFQRTIFGGILGIGESYMDGQWDCQSIDQLVYRAYKANLAKSLYKHPTWLIHAGLGYLLNTGSRWYAKRLAKEHYDLGNDLFQAMLDHRLVYTCGYWRGVKSLNEAQEQKLDLICQKLKLKPKMRVLDIGGGWGSFAKYAARKYGVSVVNITVSKEQVKLANELCEGLPVENRLADYRDVNEKFDAVVSIEMFEAVGWKNYRHYMDVVHRCLPEGGLFVFQTIGGNFSTTHTNPWIDKYIFPGGMLPSLEQLDRATQGLFIEEGLENFGTDYDKTLMAWWDNFDRNWPKLKSKYGGRFYRMWKLYLQGCAGSFRARNLQLWQITYSKAK; encoded by the coding sequence ATGTTAATTGAAAAACTCCTAGCTCAAGCCGACATCCGGCTTGATGGAAAGCGTGCTTGGGATCTTAAGGTAAACGACCAGCAAGCCTTCCAAAGAACGATCTTCGGCGGCATTTTGGGGATCGGAGAGAGTTATATGGATGGTCAGTGGGACTGCCAATCGATTGACCAACTAGTGTACCGAGCCTACAAAGCAAACTTGGCGAAATCTCTCTATAAGCATCCTACTTGGCTGATTCACGCTGGGCTTGGCTACTTACTAAATACTGGCAGTCGCTGGTACGCTAAGCGTCTTGCCAAAGAGCACTACGATCTTGGCAACGATTTATTCCAGGCAATGCTCGACCATCGGCTAGTTTATACGTGCGGGTACTGGAGAGGCGTAAAGTCACTAAACGAAGCTCAGGAGCAGAAGCTCGACCTTATATGCCAAAAGTTGAAGCTCAAGCCGAAAATGAGAGTGTTGGATATTGGGGGCGGTTGGGGCAGTTTTGCAAAGTATGCCGCTCGAAAGTATGGGGTTTCGGTAGTAAATATCACGGTTTCAAAAGAGCAAGTTAAATTAGCTAACGAGCTGTGTGAAGGATTGCCTGTCGAAAACAGGCTGGCCGATTATCGTGACGTTAACGAAAAGTTTGATGCAGTAGTTTCGATAGAAATGTTCGAAGCTGTGGGCTGGAAAAACTATCGTCACTATATGGATGTCGTTCATCGATGTCTGCCCGAAGGTGGGCTGTTCGTGTTTCAAACAATCGGGGGCAATTTCTCGACAACCCACACTAACCCTTGGATTGATAAGTATATCTTTCCGGGAGGTATGCTTCCTTCCCTCGAACAGCTTGATCGAGCGACTCAAGGGCTCTTTATTGAGGAGGGTCTAGAAAACTTCGGTACTGATTACGACAAGACGTTAATGGCCTGGTGGGATAATTTTGATAGAAATTGGCCTAAGCTCAAAAGTAAGTATGGGGGAAGGTTCTACAGAATGTGGAAACTCTACCTTCAAGGTTGCGCTGGCTCATTCCGTGCGAGAAACCTACAGCTGTGGCAAATTACTTACTCCAAGGCAAAGTAG
- a CDS encoding L,D-transpeptidase has product MKDVKRLAIIVGLCLTCAVALVAGVAAVTAFAYQNRLSPRTIIAGESVGNMSTAEAERIIAAKQNSLTAATLTLTYNDKTEAVPLTELGVVIAGPELNVLLAPNNQWDWLDLNYWSNFFGKKEIGLLYEIDKDVAQKKIETVFGVTSTAQSAALAVNNGLLEVVPSRVGESIGLDLVVAAVGQLLRTGSADAVPLAAAEVAPSVTTEVVNRTKTEIEAALQPIYLAGDGRNFMIPEAHLYDLIDYQTSNGQLLWSINNDKLQGYLASKIAGRINLKMVEKLIQSDTQQVTQEGRDGKSVDMNTLISAVKRTITEQTPTKDAPIQIGVVTTAFTQKTVEPDYVPGLVEGLYIDVNLSKQRLFIMNGTTKVAQYLISSGKRGTPTPVGRFYIKNKIALAQSRLFPGIWMEKWNALAKNSDGSGYEGYGLHRVPCFDSACNSREPSSHLGRPVSHGCVRIEDSGADWVYDNAPVGTLVNIHL; this is encoded by the coding sequence ATGAAAGACGTTAAACGCCTGGCAATCATTGTTGGCTTGTGTCTTACCTGCGCTGTAGCGCTCGTTGCCGGCGTGGCTGCTGTTACTGCCTTTGCCTACCAGAACCGACTCTCGCCCCGCACGATAATCGCCGGCGAATCAGTCGGCAATATGTCTACTGCCGAGGCAGAAAGAATAATTGCCGCCAAACAAAATAGCCTTACCGCGGCCACGCTTACCCTCACTTACAACGACAAAACTGAGGCCGTTCCGCTAACGGAACTCGGCGTGGTTATTGCTGGTCCAGAATTAAACGTTCTTCTCGCTCCTAATAACCAGTGGGACTGGCTCGACTTAAACTACTGGAGCAATTTCTTCGGTAAAAAGGAGATCGGCCTGCTCTACGAGATAGACAAGGACGTGGCACAGAAGAAAATCGAAACCGTCTTCGGCGTTACCAGCACCGCCCAGAGCGCCGCACTCGCCGTTAACAACGGCCTTCTCGAGGTGGTACCAAGTCGGGTTGGCGAGTCTATCGGCCTAGATTTAGTTGTCGCCGCCGTTGGACAATTACTCAGGACCGGCTCGGCCGACGCTGTACCTTTGGCGGCAGCTGAAGTCGCTCCTTCTGTCACGACCGAGGTCGTAAACCGTACAAAAACCGAAATTGAAGCCGCCCTTCAACCGATTTATTTAGCGGGTGATGGACGAAACTTCATGATTCCCGAAGCTCATCTATACGACCTAATTGATTACCAAACCAGTAACGGTCAATTGCTCTGGTCGATCAACAACGACAAGCTACAGGGTTATCTTGCGAGTAAAATCGCCGGCCGGATCAATCTGAAGATGGTCGAAAAGCTCATCCAGTCAGATACTCAACAGGTTACCCAAGAAGGGCGTGACGGCAAATCGGTTGATATGAATACCTTAATCTCCGCAGTTAAGCGAACAATTACCGAACAAACCCCGACCAAAGACGCGCCGATTCAGATAGGTGTCGTTACGACCGCCTTCACCCAAAAGACAGTTGAACCAGACTACGTGCCCGGCTTAGTAGAAGGACTCTACATAGACGTCAACCTGTCAAAGCAGCGCCTCTTCATCATGAACGGCACGACTAAAGTTGCCCAATACCTCATTTCTAGTGGTAAACGCGGCACGCCTACCCCCGTCGGACGGTTCTACATTAAGAATAAGATCGCCCTAGCTCAATCAAGGCTTTTCCCCGGCATCTGGATGGAAAAATGGAACGCTCTGGCCAAGAACTCTGACGGCTCCGGCTATGAAGGCTATGGGCTGCACCGAGTCCCTTGTTTCGATTCAGCGTGTAATTCGCGAGAACCATCGAGCCACTTGGGTCGGCCAGTATCGCACGGCTGCGTCCGTATCGAGGACTCTGGCGCTGACTGGGTTTACGACAATGCTCCCGTAGGCACCCTGGTCAACATTCACCTCTAG
- a CDS encoding YdeI/OmpD-associated family protein, with product MAKEISGGTAHKLPDDLKKLLAADKAALGKWESLTPLARNEWICWVEFVKQAKTRQEHIDRVVPELKGGKRRPCCWLGCTHRTDKQLSKSQQWILEKRAKKA from the coding sequence ATGGCTAAAGAAATTTCAGGCGGGACGGCGCACAAATTACCGGATGATCTGAAAAAACTTTTAGCTGCCGACAAGGCGGCGCTCGGCAAATGGGAAAGCCTGACGCCGCTCGCTCGTAATGAGTGGATTTGTTGGGTGGAGTTCGTCAAACAAGCCAAAACTAGGCAGGAACATATCGACCGGGTCGTTCCTGAGCTCAAAGGAGGCAAACGCCGCCCGTGCTGCTGGCTCGGCTGTACGCACCGCACCGACAAGCAACTGAGCAAATCGCAGCAGTGGATCCTTGAGAAACGAGCTAAGAAGGCGTAG
- a CDS encoding VOC family protein, with the protein MTQKITPNLWFDGNAKEAVDFYVSVFPNSKILSTEHYPKSAEEGLADFQKDLAGEVLTVEFELEGMRFIAINAGPEFKFNEAVSFAIASEDQKEIDYYWEKLSAVPESEQCGWCKDKYGLSWQIVPRDMEELMQKPNAFSTLMQQKKIVIDKY; encoded by the coding sequence ATGACCCAAAAAATAACCCCAAATTTATGGTTTGACGGCAACGCAAAGGAAGCTGTAGATTTTTACGTTTCGGTATTCCCAAACAGCAAAATATTATCGACCGAGCATTATCCCAAAAGCGCCGAGGAGGGTCTGGCTGATTTTCAGAAAGACTTAGCCGGCGAAGTATTAACAGTCGAGTTTGAGCTTGAGGGGATGCGCTTTATCGCCATCAACGCTGGTCCCGAGTTCAAGTTTAACGAAGCCGTATCTTTTGCCATTGCCAGCGAAGATCAAAAAGAAATCGATTACTACTGGGAGAAACTCTCAGCCGTGCCAGAATCGGAGCAATGTGGCTGGTGCAAAGATAAGTACGGCTTAAGTTGGCAAATAGTGCCCAGGGATATGGAAGAACTGATGCAGAAACCAAATGCTTTCTCCACCCTGATGCAGCAAAAGAAGATTGTGATTGACAAGTATTAA
- a CDS encoding D-alanyl-D-alanine carboxypeptidase family protein, which translates to MKPFPVPIVIGGVREPMAALDKVKIIENHEPLVDLRIACPLVIFPSDAGTPDGMQPYLRKTAATMLDQASRRLPEGLQLFALSAWRSFERQKSLWQQHYDLHKKIHPDWPEASLRRAANQYAAPCDHYAPPGHCTGAAIDVVLQTTDGQFVDILPDCGKDTAGIHQQQRIFENLSLSDVTKWKLGATWATHLSPEMREYRTILIKAMYGVGFSNCRDEYWHFSYGDSGWAVRVGKKECPYGRAEVPKSK; encoded by the coding sequence ATGAAACCGTTTCCCGTCCCGATAGTTATTGGTGGTGTGCGTGAGCCAATGGCGGCGCTCGACAAGGTAAAAATAATCGAGAACCACGAGCCGTTGGTTGATTTACGGATCGCTTGTCCGCTGGTTATTTTTCCGTCTGACGCCGGTACCCCCGATGGCATGCAGCCGTACCTCAGAAAAACTGCTGCCACGATGCTCGACCAGGCATCGCGCCGTCTTCCAGAAGGTCTTCAACTCTTTGCGCTTAGCGCCTGGCGTAGTTTCGAGCGCCAAAAAAGCCTCTGGCAACAGCATTACGACCTCCACAAAAAAATTCACCCTGACTGGCCTGAAGCAAGTTTACGACGAGCGGCCAATCAGTACGCTGCTCCCTGCGACCACTACGCCCCGCCGGGACACTGTACCGGTGCCGCCATTGATGTCGTACTACAAACAACTGACGGTCAGTTTGTCGATATTCTGCCTGACTGCGGCAAAGACACTGCCGGCATCCACCAACAGCAGCGGATCTTCGAAAATCTTTCCTTATCTGACGTTACCAAGTGGAAGCTTGGAGCAACTTGGGCCACGCACCTATCACCAGAAATGCGAGAATACCGAACCATTCTAATTAAGGCGATGTACGGTGTAGGTTTCTCTAACTGTCGCGACGAGTACTGGCATTTTTCTTACGGCGACTCTGGCTGGGCGGTCCGCGTCGGGAAAAAAGAATGCCCTTACGGCAGAGCCGAGGTGCCCAAGTCGAAATAG
- a CDS encoding histidine phosphatase family protein: MLTIYLARHGQDLDNVNGILNGRRDMPLTEKGVEQAGIVAEELQQTGIKIDKIYSSPLKRAYHTAEIIAETLGVSKPEKLDGLIERDFGVMTGKPQAEIENLCAPDILKTDTVTYFLSPEGAETFPQLVDRARLTLNSIRRAHQDGNILLVSHGDIGKMIYCAYYNLAWQEILTMFHFGNSEILVLSPRSDPKDVYLIRTAQYNL; the protein is encoded by the coding sequence ATGCTAACTATCTACCTGGCTAGGCACGGACAAGACCTAGATAACGTCAACGGCATCCTGAACGGCCGGCGGGATATGCCCTTAACCGAAAAAGGCGTTGAACAGGCGGGGATCGTCGCCGAGGAGCTGCAGCAGACCGGTATAAAAATTGACAAGATATACTCATCGCCCCTCAAGCGTGCCTATCATACTGCCGAGATAATCGCCGAGACACTTGGAGTTTCAAAACCTGAAAAACTGGATGGCTTAATTGAGCGTGACTTTGGCGTAATGACCGGCAAGCCACAGGCGGAGATCGAGAACCTCTGCGCCCCAGATATTCTGAAAACCGACACGGTAACATATTTCCTCAGCCCTGAGGGCGCGGAAACTTTTCCCCAGTTAGTTGATAGAGCAAGACTGACGCTTAATTCGATTCGCCGCGCTCATCAGGACGGCAACATATTGCTTGTAAGCCATGGCGACATCGGCAAAATGATTTACTGCGCCTACTACAACTTGGCGTGGCAAGAAATTCTAACGATGTTCCACTTCGGAAATTCCGAGATCCTCGTATTATCACCACGCTCTGATCCCAAGGACGTTTATTTAATTCGTACGGCACAATATAATCTGTAG